The following coding sequences lie in one Candidatus Binataceae bacterium genomic window:
- a CDS encoding serine/threonine-protein kinase: protein MPDSPKPPESAALPGPLTAGTLLQRRYLVDRLLGGGGMGMVYLARDQRLSNRLCAIKEMVDHFIDPQQRIEANEYFAREADTLAQLKHPAIPAVSDRFDHLNRHYLVMEYVEGRNLEEELAVRGGPLPEGLILDIARQLCEVLGYLHGLHPPVIYRDMKPSNVMLTAEGRAVLVDFGIARLFKAQGKGTMIGTLGFAPPEQYQGVADPRSDIYSLGATLHYVLTGRDPEKFPPFSFPPVRELRPDAARNLAGAIDHALAYEMSRRPATILEFRDMLLYGRGLEAAAAQASAKSGTADLSFPAPPLETEAIAYQPRRRRSRRRSLAVFAVFALLLGALAFGATYVYQDPQMQARLGLTPLINQLPWKHAELLAAARANPLEFEQMTLALSTRAGTPLGAPRANFTDVELITNPYLKWQASFKNGLAGLDSQSSKVEARFYDPSGTQITSSSSDERFVGPMQETVDLGGVALVPNTGAIKGGDYRIALYDADDKLLGEQRFTVSEDLAAKAAALRAKAEAHTAAATRDEESRRLALLQARMRQPLQLESIEFLNTTKDGTALSAPSNVFTVSKVLFVGWRTAFQNRLYGLNEGQYKVDAAYLAPDGSTLGSVDDIQAVARDQSRVVFSGRVGNAAGGAFLPGRYTVNFYLNNHLFAQRSFRIEADTASAPYGGGGSYGGSAGYGAGGGGSYGGGGSYGGGGGGGAPGSGVPSVASGSIQGIGGNRSAGLELRLRPQPNGFLHGDLVVNLAGYGTTPLQGFVRGDQLVFTVPYGAETFDFTGTLLGDSMTGTFDSASGEHGTWSARSN, encoded by the coding sequence ATGCCGGATTCGCCTAAACCGCCGGAGAGTGCGGCGCTGCCCGGCCCGTTGACGGCGGGAACGCTGCTGCAACGGCGCTACCTGGTCGATCGGCTGCTGGGCGGCGGCGGCATGGGGATGGTCTATCTGGCGCGCGACCAGCGGCTCTCGAACCGGCTCTGCGCGATCAAGGAGATGGTCGATCACTTTATCGATCCGCAGCAGCGGATCGAGGCCAACGAATATTTCGCGCGCGAGGCCGATACGCTGGCGCAGCTCAAGCATCCGGCGATTCCGGCGGTGAGCGATCGCTTCGACCATCTGAATCGCCACTACCTGGTGATGGAGTACGTCGAGGGGCGCAACCTTGAAGAAGAGCTGGCGGTGCGGGGCGGCCCGCTGCCCGAGGGTCTGATCCTGGATATCGCGCGGCAGCTCTGCGAGGTGCTGGGCTATCTGCACGGACTGCATCCGCCGGTGATCTATCGCGACATGAAGCCGTCGAACGTGATGCTGACGGCCGAGGGGCGGGCGGTGCTGGTGGATTTCGGGATCGCGCGGCTGTTCAAGGCGCAGGGCAAGGGGACGATGATCGGGACGCTGGGCTTTGCGCCGCCGGAGCAGTACCAGGGGGTGGCGGATCCGCGCAGCGATATCTACTCGCTGGGCGCGACGCTGCACTACGTCCTGACCGGGCGCGATCCGGAGAAGTTTCCGCCGTTCAGCTTTCCGCCGGTGCGCGAGCTGCGGCCGGACGCGGCGCGGAACCTGGCTGGCGCGATCGACCACGCGCTGGCGTATGAGATGAGCAGGCGGCCCGCCACGATTTTGGAATTTCGCGACATGCTGCTCTACGGACGGGGCCTGGAGGCCGCGGCCGCGCAGGCGAGCGCGAAGAGCGGGACGGCCGACCTGAGCTTTCCCGCGCCGCCGCTGGAGACGGAGGCGATCGCCTATCAGCCGCGGCGGCGACGCAGCCGGCGGCGCTCGCTCGCGGTGTTTGCAGTCTTCGCGCTTTTGCTTGGCGCGCTGGCTTTCGGCGCGACCTATGTTTACCAAGATCCGCAAATGCAGGCGCGGCTGGGCCTCACGCCGTTGATCAATCAACTGCCGTGGAAGCACGCCGAACTGCTGGCCGCCGCGCGGGCTAATCCGCTGGAGTTCGAGCAGATGACGCTGGCGCTCTCAACCCGCGCGGGAACTCCGCTGGGCGCGCCGCGCGCGAATTTCACCGATGTCGAGCTGATCACGAACCCGTATTTGAAGTGGCAGGCGTCGTTTAAGAACGGGCTGGCGGGACTGGACAGTCAGAGCAGCAAAGTCGAGGCGCGCTTTTACGATCCGAGCGGAACGCAGATTACCTCGAGCTCTTCTGATGAACGCTTTGTCGGCCCGATGCAGGAGACCGTGGACCTGGGCGGCGTGGCGCTGGTGCCGAATACGGGCGCGATCAAGGGCGGCGATTATCGGATTGCGCTGTATGACGCCGACGACAAATTGCTTGGCGAGCAGCGCTTTACGGTCAGCGAAGATCTCGCGGCCAAGGCGGCCGCGCTGCGGGCGAAGGCGGAGGCGCATACGGCGGCGGCCACGCGCGACGAGGAGAGCCGGCGCCTCGCGCTGCTGCAGGCGCGGATGCGCCAGCCGTTGCAGCTTGAAAGTATCGAATTTCTCAACACCACCAAGGACGGCACCGCGCTGTCGGCGCCGTCGAACGTCTTCACGGTGTCGAAAGTGCTGTTCGTGGGCTGGCGCACGGCGTTTCAAAATCGGCTGTACGGACTCAACGAGGGTCAGTACAAGGTGGATGCGGCGTACCTGGCCCCGGACGGCAGCACGCTGGGCAGCGTCGACGACATCCAGGCGGTCGCGCGCGATCAGTCACGCGTGGTCTTCAGCGGGCGGGTCGGCAATGCGGCGGGCGGGGCTTTTTTGCCCGGCCGCTACACGGTGAATTTCTATCTGAACAACCATCTGTTCGCGCAGCGGTCGTTTCGGATCGAGGCCGACACGGCGAGCGCGCCTTATGGGGGCGGGGGAAGCTACGGCGGCAGCGCAGGCTATGGCGCCGGTGGGGGCGGAAGTTACGGCGGCGGCGGAAGTTATGGAGGCGGGGGCGGCGGCGGCGCGCCCGGTTCCGGCGTGCCGAGCGTGGCGAGCGGCTCGATCCAGGGGATTGGCGGTAACCGCAGCGCGGGCCTCGAGCTGCGTTTGCGGCCGCAGCCCAACGGCTTCCTGCATGGCGATTTGGTGGTGAATCTGGCGGGCTATGGCACGACCCCGTTGCAGGGCTTTGTGCGCGGCGATCAACTGGTTTTTACCGTGCCCTACGGGGCCGAAACCTTTGACTTCACCGGCACGCTGCTGGGTGATTCGATGACGGGAACTTTCGACTCGGCCTCGGGCGAACACGGGACCTGGTCGGCGCGGAGCAACTAG
- a CDS encoding nuclear transport factor 2 family protein has product MTASEQKERARRFLENFNHADAVVFAELISENFSFAIMSGLTEFPPIVGRQNFAESESAALKRLFPEGLRLKLGTIISEGPHVFALAEADTIGIKGRPYRQRYAFYLRFEGELIAEGREYNDTNLVREVFLT; this is encoded by the coding sequence ATGACGGCAAGCGAGCAGAAAGAGCGTGCGCGGCGCTTTCTCGAAAATTTCAATCACGCCGATGCGGTGGTTTTCGCCGAGCTGATCAGCGAGAATTTCAGCTTCGCGATCATGTCGGGGCTCACCGAATTTCCGCCGATCGTGGGACGGCAGAACTTCGCCGAGAGCGAGAGCGCGGCGCTCAAGCGGCTCTTTCCCGAGGGGCTGCGGCTCAAGCTCGGGACGATTATCAGCGAAGGTCCGCACGTCTTTGCGCTGGCGGAAGCTGATACAATCGGGATCAAGGGGCGTCCGTACCGGCAGCGCTACGCCTTTTACCTGCGCTTCGAGGGCGAGCTGATCGCGGAGGGGCGCGAGTATAACGATACGAACCTGGTGCGTGAAGTTTTTCTGACCTAG